One Coffea arabica cultivar ET-39 chromosome 5e, Coffea Arabica ET-39 HiFi, whole genome shotgun sequence DNA segment encodes these proteins:
- the LOC140006189 gene encoding uncharacterized protein, translated as METCIKTGIRKYKKSSFPRLRWTPELHEHFVEAVEHLGGKQKATPKRIIQMMGVRGLQMSHVKSHLQMYRSLKKRTTINLVVPAKLHEEQTPDAVVRSPPSKVGKDQEPPTKRKESWSSITCKSKTKTISHGDSQVIQGYTSCNTWKENQNGVCNFLQAIAECGKGRSWRSSNDRLVSQSSASSNSFNLLHQSSKDNHLNLDLSISSCYHC; from the exons ATGGAGACCTGCATTAAAACTGGCATTAGGAAGTATAAGAAATCGTCTTTTCCACGTCTCCGGTGGACGCCGGAGCTTCATGAGCACTTTGTTGAAGCTGTTGAACACCTTGGTGGAAAGCAAA AAGCAACACCCAAGAGAATCATTCAAATGATGGGCGTAAGAGGGCTTCAGATGTCTCATGTCAAAAGTCATCTGCAG ATGTATAGAAGTCTGAAGAAGAGGACCACCATTAACCTAGTGGTGCCTGCGAAGCTGCATGAGGAGCAGACACCAGATGCTGTAGTTCGGTCCCCTCCCAG TAAAGTTGGCAAAGATCAAGAACCACCAACAAAGAGGAAGGAATCTTGGAGCTCGATCACTTGCAAAAGCAAAACTAAGACCATCAGCCATGGGGATTCCCAG GTCATTCAAGGTTATACAAGTTGCAATACTTGGAAAGAAAATCAGAATGGAGTTTGCAACTTTTTACAAGCCATTGCTGAATGTGGAAAAGGGAGAAGCTGGCGGTCGTCTAATGATCGTCTAGTCTCGCAATCTAGTGCCTCAAGCAATTCTTTTAATCTTCTTCACCAGTCTAGCAAGGACAATCATCTTAACTTGGACTTGTCTATCTCATCATGTTACCACTGCTAG
- the LOC113722706 gene encoding myb family transcription factor MOF1-like codes for MLGIPDRPINLPNMERCNKTGVRQYKKSACPRLRWTPELHEHFVEAVDQLGGKHQATPKRIIQMMGVRGLQVSHVKSHLQMYRSMKKSTTINLVVPAMLHEKETPDSVVLSPLSKVGKDQEPPLKRKESGSSITCKGKTKTINQGDPLFDSQVIQGSTNCNTLTESQTGIFDFLQAIVECGKEPSLWSSNGRLVSQSSASSNSFDLLPYSSKDSHVNLDLSISPCYHY; via the exons ATGTTGGGCATTCCTGATCGTCCAATAAACCTGCCGAATATGGAGCGCTGCAATAAAACTGGCGTTAGGCAGTACAAGAAATCGGCTTGTCCCCGTCTCCGATGGACGCCGGAGCTTCATGAGCACTTTGTTGAAGCAGTTGATCAACTTGGTGGAAAGCATC AAGCAACACCAAAGAGAATCATTCAAATGATGGGAGTGAGAGGGCTTCAAGTGTCTCATGTCAAAAGTCATCTGCAG ATGTATAGAAGTATGAAGAAAAGCACCACCATTAACCTAGTGGTACCTGCGATGCTGCATGAGAAGGAAACCCCAGATTCTGTAGTTCTGTCCCCTCTCAG CAAAGTTGGCAAAGATCAAGAACCACCACTAAAGAGGAAGGAATCAGGGAGCTCGATCACTTGCAAAGGcaaaactaaaactatcaatCAAGGGGATCCTCTATTCGATTCCCag GTCATACAAGGTAGTACAAATTGTAATACTTTGACAGAAAGTCAGACcggaatttttgactttttacaaGCCATTGTTGAATGTGGAAAAGAGCCAAGCTTGTGGTCCTCAAATGGTCGTCTAGTCTCGCAGTCTAGTGCCTCCAGCAATTCTTTTGACCTTCTTCCCTATTCTTCCAAGGACAGTCATGTTAACTTGGACTTGTCTATCT